In Kordia antarctica, the following proteins share a genomic window:
- a CDS encoding Crp/Fnr family transcriptional regulator produces MQEPNSIVQEIYKDEIVFTEEERTFIENRFEKVTFKKGEIILVPEIEMNYQYYVSTGCLRTYLIEKSGKEHTIQFAIKDWWISDYIGYFLEGKSVLYIECLEDAMMYKIQRDDIEEIYVNIPKTERFTRKKLERSYATLQKRILRNLSQSAKERYLSFTKEYPNIEQYVKNYHIASYLGITTESLSRIRKDIAQN; encoded by the coding sequence ATGCAAGAACCAAATTCTATTGTTCAAGAAATTTATAAAGATGAAATCGTTTTTACGGAAGAAGAACGTACTTTCATTGAAAATCGTTTTGAAAAAGTGACATTCAAAAAAGGTGAAATTATTTTAGTCCCTGAAATAGAGATGAATTATCAATATTATGTATCAACTGGTTGTTTGCGAACGTATCTTATTGAAAAATCTGGAAAAGAACACACGATTCAATTTGCGATTAAAGATTGGTGGATTAGTGATTATATCGGCTACTTTTTAGAAGGAAAATCAGTATTATATATTGAATGTTTAGAAGATGCTATGATGTATAAAATACAAAGAGATGACATTGAAGAAATTTATGTAAACATCCCGAAAACGGAACGATTTACACGTAAAAAGCTAGAACGCTCTTACGCGACGCTTCAGAAAAGAATCTTAAGAAATCTTTCGCAATCTGCCAAAGAGCGCTATTTAAGCTTTACTAAAGAATACCCAAATATTGAACAATACGTAAAAAATTACCACATTGCTTCCTATCTCGGAATCACCACAGAAAGTTTGAGTCGTATTCGAAAAGATATCGCTCAAAACTAA